Proteins encoded within one genomic window of Dyadobacter chenhuakuii:
- a CDS encoding MFS transporter, protein MQRNIFIVILILLIFFVISFLTNILGPIIPDIVKSFSLSIGLAGFLPFAFFVAYGVMSIPAGLMVEKYGEKPVLLLAFFLAFLGALLFAIIPSFAIALGSLFLIGIGMAMLQVVINPLLRVAGGEEKFAFFSVLAQLFFGGASFLSPMLYSYLVLNVHSGNSGFLIDTLNNLVPENLKWVSLYWVFAVIALLMVVVISLVKFPKVDLLEDERMDVGHSFKELVANKSVWLFFLGIFAYVGTEQGIANWISQFLQTYHNVDPATNGAAVISYFWGLLTIGCFLGLILLKIFDSRKVLVFFTSGAILSLAFALFGSKAVAMNAFPITGFFASVMYSVIFSLALNSVPRHHGTFSGILCAGIAGGAVVPLIVGGLGELFGLQMAMLFLFVPLAYIFSIGIWAKPLVNNDTISSIKDIF, encoded by the coding sequence ATGCAAAGGAATATTTTTATTGTTATCCTGATCCTGCTGATATTTTTTGTCATCTCTTTTTTGACCAATATCCTGGGTCCCATTATTCCGGATATCGTCAAAAGTTTCAGCCTGAGCATTGGCCTTGCGGGATTTCTTCCTTTTGCGTTTTTTGTGGCCTATGGGGTTATGTCAATCCCGGCAGGCCTGATGGTTGAGAAATACGGAGAAAAGCCAGTGTTACTACTGGCTTTTTTTCTTGCTTTTTTAGGAGCGCTGCTGTTTGCTATTATTCCAAGCTTTGCCATTGCACTAGGCTCTCTTTTTCTGATCGGGATTGGCATGGCCATGCTGCAAGTAGTCATTAACCCCTTGTTGCGGGTTGCAGGCGGCGAAGAGAAATTTGCATTCTTTTCGGTTCTGGCGCAGCTTTTCTTCGGCGGGGCATCATTTCTCAGCCCCATGCTTTACAGTTATCTGGTGCTCAATGTGCATTCAGGCAATTCCGGTTTTTTAATTGATACATTAAATAATCTTGTCCCTGAAAACCTGAAATGGGTTTCCCTGTATTGGGTTTTTGCCGTTATAGCATTGTTAATGGTGGTGGTGATTTCGTTGGTGAAATTTCCCAAAGTGGACCTGCTGGAAGACGAGCGTATGGATGTGGGACATTCATTTAAAGAACTGGTGGCGAACAAATCAGTCTGGCTGTTCTTTTTGGGCATTTTTGCGTATGTAGGAACCGAGCAGGGCATTGCCAACTGGATCTCTCAATTTTTACAAACCTATCACAATGTTGATCCCGCCACTAACGGCGCGGCGGTGATTTCCTATTTCTGGGGATTGCTTACCATCGGGTGTTTTCTGGGATTGATTTTATTAAAAATATTCGATAGCCGTAAAGTGCTCGTTTTCTTCACTTCCGGGGCTATTTTATCATTGGCTTTCGCATTATTTGGTTCAAAAGCGGTTGCTATGAATGCATTTCCTATCACCGGTTTCTTTGCCTCGGTCATGTATTCGGTGATTTTCTCGCTTGCGTTGAATTCAGTTCCGAGGCATCATGGAACGTTCTCGGGCATTTTGTGTGCCGGCATTGCGGGCGGGGCGGTTGTGCCTTTAATCGTTGGCGGGCTGGGGGAGTTGTTTGGATTACAAATGGCGATGCTATTCCTTTTTGTGCCGCTGGCTTACATTTTCAGCATTGGCATCTGGGCCAAACCACTCGTTAATAATGATACGATTTCGAGCATTAAGGACATCTTCTGA